A single window of Nasonia vitripennis strain AsymCx chromosome 4, Nvit_psr_1.1, whole genome shotgun sequence DNA harbors:
- the LOC100115599 gene encoding probable phospholipid-transporting ATPase IF isoform X1, which produces MRGNSYCSAAGNRVAPTVDGTKCQGYGSSASSEYRVIELEPNNDSSNSPFPRNRITSSKYTVWNFVPKNLFEQFRRVGNFYFLVTAIVAASIKSPISSLTSSLPLLFVILVTACKQGYEDLLRYRSDRRVNNLPVTVIRRKCSQEIRCQQIVVGDLVRVNRDDDVPCDLVILHSSESSGKCYVTTSNLDGETNLKTLLVPKTFANLEIEQVISMKATITCQQPIAGLYTFEGRVQASIPREDSVEEEVRQGPLGIENIVLRGARLKDTDCVLGCAVYTGRDTKLSLNSKLSINKFSSVEKSINKYVLIFIAFLILEVCFTTVMKVIVESSARWDVYLGKLNSSIYANVHNDILSFTILFNYVVPISLYVTIELQKFMGSFFFSWDLRMYDESTKQPAIANTSDLNEDLGQVEYLFSDKTGTLTENLMIFRRCFIDGYAYLEKDCNGNLYLLPQNGTETDVQKIGMWTPEIWHFMLSISICHTVHIAPDSQKAKAQMKRVEFRESFRLKKIVRLNSSLMMHPDLPEYQAASADEKALVEAAARCGVVYQGDGNKDEIKIDAKGTELRFYRLDTLEFNSDRKRMSVIVRDTAGDIWLYCKGADTAVFPLVHQGKLESGKISVDDFSMRGLRTLVIGFKKFTEDEYQRHSREISSARQTIGIDRTRGIDSAYLNVENGLTLLGVTAVEDRLQEGVPETMEKLRIAGIKIWVLTGDKAETAENIAFFCGHFKKGTKVLRLMAMKSIPMCYGVLTSFERKLKLDPFVQYGLLVDGISAGIALKNCPSLLRNVGMACEAVVCCRMSPLQKSQIVHLVKRARGRPLTAAIGDGGNDVSMIKEAHVGLGITGKEGCQAAMSADFAFAKFMHLDRALLVHGHWYYLRVAVLTQYFFYKNLVFITPQLFFSIYNGFSGQALYDSIFLMCFNIFFSSVPILVYGIIEQNYPDEKLLKFPQLYQLHKKNYLLSPSQFLLWIFMAIWQTCTIYFISHYHYIYNPILFDGTPADHWCFSTCIFHLVTLVINLQLLVLSSYWTIPFALSIITTELFFFAFTFFYSFWNLQYDGNMYRVFPRLMLSPTFWILTVLVITICLIPTYALVMYQNSRPSRIRGQLESREDSISEIIYSPAERISIASPVLPNRRSSTVVPWRGNFSCYDNKAF; this is translated from the exons ATGAGGGGTAACTCTTACTGCTCCGCAGCTGGGAACAGAGTCGCTCCTACTGTTGACGGTACAAAGTGCCAG GGTTATGGAAGCTCCGCGTCATCCGAGTACAGAGTCATTGAGCTTGAGCCAAACAATGATTCATCCAATAGCCCATTTCCTCGAAATAGGATAACGTCGAGCaag TACACAGTTTGGAATTTCGTCCCTAAAAATCTGTTCGAACAATTTCGGCGAGTCGGCAACTTTTACTTTCTGGTGACTGCAATCGTTGCTGCCAGTATAAAGTCACCAATTTCTTCATTAACGAGCTCCTTACCCTTACTATTCGTCATTCTGGTAACAGCATGCAAACAGGGCTACGAAGATCTATTGCGGTACAGGTCCGATCGGCGGGTGAACAATCTACCTGTTACTGTTATCCGTCGAAAATGCTCTCAG GAAATACGCTGTCAGCAAATTGTAGTAGGCGATCTTGTGCGAGTCAACCGAGACGACGACGTACCATGTGATCTCGTAATCCTGCACAGCAGCGAGTCTTCGGGCAAATGTTATGTAACAACTTCGAACCTCGATGGCGAGACGAACTTGAAGACACTGTTGGTCCCGAAAACGTTCGCCAATCTGGAAATCGAGCAGGTCATCTCGATGAAGGCAACTATTACCTGCCAGCAACCGATCGCCGGACTTTACACATTCGAAGGTCGAGTACAAGCAAGTATTCCTCGGGAAGATAGCGTCGAAGAAGAAGTGCGACAAGGTCCACTTGGTATTGAAAATATCGTGCTCAGGGGTGCTAGACTTAAAGATACCGATTGTGTGCTCGGATGTGCTGTCTATACCGGTAGGGATACCAAGCTCTCGCTCAACTCGAAATTGAGTATCAACAAATTCTCAAGTGTTGAGAA ATCTATAAATAAGTATGTTTTGATATTCATAGCTTTTTTAATACTTGAAGTATGTTTTACTACCGTGATGAAGGTCATAGTTGAAAGTTCAGCTCGTTGGGATGTATACCTAGGAAAACTCAATAGCTCAATATATGCAAACGTTCACAATGATATACTTTCATTCACTATTCTTTTCAATTACGTTGTGCCGATTTCGCTTTACGTAACTATAG AACTTCAAAAGTTTATGGGATCGTTCTTCTTCAGTTGGGATTTAAGAATGTACGACGAATCAACTAAACAGCCAGCAATAGCCAATACGTCTGATTTAAACGAAGATCTCGGACAAgtggaatatttattttcagacAAGACTGGGACATTAACGGAGAATTTGATGATATTCAGACGATGTTTCATAGATGGTTACGCTTATCTAGAAAAAGACTGTAACGGAAATTTGTACCTTTTACCCCAGAACGGAACCGAGACAGATGTTCAAAAAATCGGAATGTGGACG CCTGAAATCTGGCACTTCATGTTGAGCATCTCAATCTGCCACACTGTACACATAGCTCCTGATAGTCAGAAGGCTAAGGCTCAAATGAAGAGAGTAGAGTTTCGAGAGAGCTTTCGTCTGAAAAAAATAGTCCGATTAAACAGTTCACTCATGATGCATCCAGACTTACCAGAATACCAGGCAGCATCTGCAGATGAAAAAGCTCTAGTTGAAGCAGCTGCTCGATGTGGCGTTGTCTACCAAGGCGATGGGAACAAAGACGAAATCAAGATCGACGCAAAAGGAACCGAGCTTAGGTTTTATAGGCTAGATACTTTAGAATTCAATTCtg ATAGAAAAAGAATGTCTGTGATAGTTAGAGATACCGCAGGAGATATTTGGCTGTACTGTAAAGGAGCTGACACAGCCGTATTTCCTCTAGTACATCAGGGAAAGCTAGAATCCGGCAAAATATCAGTTGATGATTTTTCTATG AGAGGATTGAGAACTCTTGTGATaggttttaaaaagtttacgGAAGATGAATATCAACGTCATAGTCGTGAAATAAGCTCAGCGAGGCAGACGATAGGCATTGACAGAACAAGAGGAATTGATAGTGCGTATTTGAATGTCGAAAATGGATTGACGCTGCTTGGAGTTACTGCGGTAGAAGATAGGTTGCAGGAGGGTGTACCAGAGACTATGGAAAAGCTACGAATAGCTGGAATAAAg ATTTGGGTGCTGACAGGAGATAAAGCAGAGACAGCTGAGAATATAGCCTTCTTCTGTGGGCACTTTAAAAAAGGCACGAAAGTTTTAAGGCTAATGGCTATGAAGTCAATCCCAATGTGCTACGGCGTTCTAACAAGCTTCGA GCGGAAGCTCAAATTAGATCCTTTTGTTCAATATGGATTGCTGGTAGATGGAATAAGTGCCGGTATTGCTTTGAAAAACTGCCCAAGTTTGCTTAGGAACGTTGGAATGGCCTGTGAGGCTGTTGTTTGCTGCCGAATGTCGCCTTTGCAAAAAAGCCAG ATAGTGCATTTGGTGAAGCGCGCACGTGGCAGACCCTTAACAGCGGCAATAGGCGACGGCGGTAACGACGTGTCCATGATTAAGGAGGCCCACGTAGGTCTGGGCATTACAGGCAAGGAGGGCTGTCAGGCCGCGATGAGCGCTGATTTCGCCTTTGCTAAGTTCATGCATCTCGACAGAGCCTTACTCGTTCATGGGCATTGGTACTATCTGAGGGTCGCAGTGCTAACGCAGTATTTCTTCTACAAGAACCTGGTCTTCATCACACCTCAGCTGTTTTTTAGTATTTACAATGGATTTTCTGGACAGGCTTTGTACGACAGCATATTCCTAATGTgcttcaacatttttttttcctcggtACCGATCTTAGTTTACGGAATCATCGAGCAGAACTACCCTGACGAAAAGCTGCTTAAATTTCCGCAATTGTATCAATTGCATAAgaagaattatttattgtcaCCCTCCCAATTTTTATTGTGGATTTTTATgg cAATTTGGCAAACCTGTACAATATACTTCATTTCACACTATCATTATATTTACAATCCTATTCTCTTTGACGGAACACCAGCGGATCATTGGTGCTTCAGTACCTGCATATTTCACCTAGTTACCTTAGTTATTAACCTACAG tTGCTTGTTTTAAGTTCCTACTGGACGATTCCATTTGCGCTCAGCATAATAACCACAGAACTATTCTTTTTTgcgtttacatttttctacaGTTTCTGGAACTT acAATACGACGGAAACATGTACCGCGTATTCCCAAGACTTATGCTCTCTCCCACGTTTTGGATTTTGACAGTGCTTGTAATTACGATTTGTCTGATTCCAACTTACGCACTTGTTATGTACCAAAATAGCAGGCCTTCGAGAATACGTGGACAATTGGAAAGTAGAGAAGATAGtataagtgaaataatttactCACCTGCTGAACGTATTTCGATTGCTAGTCCAGTATTACCA AATCGACGTTCATCTACTGTTGTTCCTTGGAGAGGAAATTTCTCTTGTTATGACAATAAAGCGTTTTAA
- the LOC100115599 gene encoding probable phospholipid-transporting ATPase IF isoform X2: MGYGSSASSEYRVIELEPNNDSSNSPFPRNRITSSKYTVWNFVPKNLFEQFRRVGNFYFLVTAIVAASIKSPISSLTSSLPLLFVILVTACKQGYEDLLRYRSDRRVNNLPVTVIRRKCSQEIRCQQIVVGDLVRVNRDDDVPCDLVILHSSESSGKCYVTTSNLDGETNLKTLLVPKTFANLEIEQVISMKATITCQQPIAGLYTFEGRVQASIPREDSVEEEVRQGPLGIENIVLRGARLKDTDCVLGCAVYTGRDTKLSLNSKLSINKFSSVEKSINKYVLIFIAFLILEVCFTTVMKVIVESSARWDVYLGKLNSSIYANVHNDILSFTILFNYVVPISLYVTIELQKFMGSFFFSWDLRMYDESTKQPAIANTSDLNEDLGQVEYLFSDKTGTLTENLMIFRRCFIDGYAYLEKDCNGNLYLLPQNGTETDVQKIGMWTPEIWHFMLSISICHTVHIAPDSQKAKAQMKRVEFRESFRLKKIVRLNSSLMMHPDLPEYQAASADEKALVEAAARCGVVYQGDGNKDEIKIDAKGTELRFYRLDTLEFNSDRKRMSVIVRDTAGDIWLYCKGADTAVFPLVHQGKLESGKISVDDFSMRGLRTLVIGFKKFTEDEYQRHSREISSARQTIGIDRTRGIDSAYLNVENGLTLLGVTAVEDRLQEGVPETMEKLRIAGIKIWVLTGDKAETAENIAFFCGHFKKGTKVLRLMAMKSIPMCYGVLTSFERKLKLDPFVQYGLLVDGISAGIALKNCPSLLRNVGMACEAVVCCRMSPLQKSQIVHLVKRARGRPLTAAIGDGGNDVSMIKEAHVGLGITGKEGCQAAMSADFAFAKFMHLDRALLVHGHWYYLRVAVLTQYFFYKNLVFITPQLFFSIYNGFSGQALYDSIFLMCFNIFFSSVPILVYGIIEQNYPDEKLLKFPQLYQLHKKNYLLSPSQFLLWIFMAIWQTCTIYFISHYHYIYNPILFDGTPADHWCFSTCIFHLVTLVINLQLLVLSSYWTIPFALSIITTELFFFAFTFFYSFWNLQYDGNMYRVFPRLMLSPTFWILTVLVITICLIPTYALVMYQNSRPSRIRGQLESREDSISEIIYSPAERISIASPVLPNRRSSTVVPWRGNFSCYDNKAF, translated from the exons GGTTATGGAAGCTCCGCGTCATCCGAGTACAGAGTCATTGAGCTTGAGCCAAACAATGATTCATCCAATAGCCCATTTCCTCGAAATAGGATAACGTCGAGCaag TACACAGTTTGGAATTTCGTCCCTAAAAATCTGTTCGAACAATTTCGGCGAGTCGGCAACTTTTACTTTCTGGTGACTGCAATCGTTGCTGCCAGTATAAAGTCACCAATTTCTTCATTAACGAGCTCCTTACCCTTACTATTCGTCATTCTGGTAACAGCATGCAAACAGGGCTACGAAGATCTATTGCGGTACAGGTCCGATCGGCGGGTGAACAATCTACCTGTTACTGTTATCCGTCGAAAATGCTCTCAG GAAATACGCTGTCAGCAAATTGTAGTAGGCGATCTTGTGCGAGTCAACCGAGACGACGACGTACCATGTGATCTCGTAATCCTGCACAGCAGCGAGTCTTCGGGCAAATGTTATGTAACAACTTCGAACCTCGATGGCGAGACGAACTTGAAGACACTGTTGGTCCCGAAAACGTTCGCCAATCTGGAAATCGAGCAGGTCATCTCGATGAAGGCAACTATTACCTGCCAGCAACCGATCGCCGGACTTTACACATTCGAAGGTCGAGTACAAGCAAGTATTCCTCGGGAAGATAGCGTCGAAGAAGAAGTGCGACAAGGTCCACTTGGTATTGAAAATATCGTGCTCAGGGGTGCTAGACTTAAAGATACCGATTGTGTGCTCGGATGTGCTGTCTATACCGGTAGGGATACCAAGCTCTCGCTCAACTCGAAATTGAGTATCAACAAATTCTCAAGTGTTGAGAA ATCTATAAATAAGTATGTTTTGATATTCATAGCTTTTTTAATACTTGAAGTATGTTTTACTACCGTGATGAAGGTCATAGTTGAAAGTTCAGCTCGTTGGGATGTATACCTAGGAAAACTCAATAGCTCAATATATGCAAACGTTCACAATGATATACTTTCATTCACTATTCTTTTCAATTACGTTGTGCCGATTTCGCTTTACGTAACTATAG AACTTCAAAAGTTTATGGGATCGTTCTTCTTCAGTTGGGATTTAAGAATGTACGACGAATCAACTAAACAGCCAGCAATAGCCAATACGTCTGATTTAAACGAAGATCTCGGACAAgtggaatatttattttcagacAAGACTGGGACATTAACGGAGAATTTGATGATATTCAGACGATGTTTCATAGATGGTTACGCTTATCTAGAAAAAGACTGTAACGGAAATTTGTACCTTTTACCCCAGAACGGAACCGAGACAGATGTTCAAAAAATCGGAATGTGGACG CCTGAAATCTGGCACTTCATGTTGAGCATCTCAATCTGCCACACTGTACACATAGCTCCTGATAGTCAGAAGGCTAAGGCTCAAATGAAGAGAGTAGAGTTTCGAGAGAGCTTTCGTCTGAAAAAAATAGTCCGATTAAACAGTTCACTCATGATGCATCCAGACTTACCAGAATACCAGGCAGCATCTGCAGATGAAAAAGCTCTAGTTGAAGCAGCTGCTCGATGTGGCGTTGTCTACCAAGGCGATGGGAACAAAGACGAAATCAAGATCGACGCAAAAGGAACCGAGCTTAGGTTTTATAGGCTAGATACTTTAGAATTCAATTCtg ATAGAAAAAGAATGTCTGTGATAGTTAGAGATACCGCAGGAGATATTTGGCTGTACTGTAAAGGAGCTGACACAGCCGTATTTCCTCTAGTACATCAGGGAAAGCTAGAATCCGGCAAAATATCAGTTGATGATTTTTCTATG AGAGGATTGAGAACTCTTGTGATaggttttaaaaagtttacgGAAGATGAATATCAACGTCATAGTCGTGAAATAAGCTCAGCGAGGCAGACGATAGGCATTGACAGAACAAGAGGAATTGATAGTGCGTATTTGAATGTCGAAAATGGATTGACGCTGCTTGGAGTTACTGCGGTAGAAGATAGGTTGCAGGAGGGTGTACCAGAGACTATGGAAAAGCTACGAATAGCTGGAATAAAg ATTTGGGTGCTGACAGGAGATAAAGCAGAGACAGCTGAGAATATAGCCTTCTTCTGTGGGCACTTTAAAAAAGGCACGAAAGTTTTAAGGCTAATGGCTATGAAGTCAATCCCAATGTGCTACGGCGTTCTAACAAGCTTCGA GCGGAAGCTCAAATTAGATCCTTTTGTTCAATATGGATTGCTGGTAGATGGAATAAGTGCCGGTATTGCTTTGAAAAACTGCCCAAGTTTGCTTAGGAACGTTGGAATGGCCTGTGAGGCTGTTGTTTGCTGCCGAATGTCGCCTTTGCAAAAAAGCCAG ATAGTGCATTTGGTGAAGCGCGCACGTGGCAGACCCTTAACAGCGGCAATAGGCGACGGCGGTAACGACGTGTCCATGATTAAGGAGGCCCACGTAGGTCTGGGCATTACAGGCAAGGAGGGCTGTCAGGCCGCGATGAGCGCTGATTTCGCCTTTGCTAAGTTCATGCATCTCGACAGAGCCTTACTCGTTCATGGGCATTGGTACTATCTGAGGGTCGCAGTGCTAACGCAGTATTTCTTCTACAAGAACCTGGTCTTCATCACACCTCAGCTGTTTTTTAGTATTTACAATGGATTTTCTGGACAGGCTTTGTACGACAGCATATTCCTAATGTgcttcaacatttttttttcctcggtACCGATCTTAGTTTACGGAATCATCGAGCAGAACTACCCTGACGAAAAGCTGCTTAAATTTCCGCAATTGTATCAATTGCATAAgaagaattatttattgtcaCCCTCCCAATTTTTATTGTGGATTTTTATgg cAATTTGGCAAACCTGTACAATATACTTCATTTCACACTATCATTATATTTACAATCCTATTCTCTTTGACGGAACACCAGCGGATCATTGGTGCTTCAGTACCTGCATATTTCACCTAGTTACCTTAGTTATTAACCTACAG tTGCTTGTTTTAAGTTCCTACTGGACGATTCCATTTGCGCTCAGCATAATAACCACAGAACTATTCTTTTTTgcgtttacatttttctacaGTTTCTGGAACTT acAATACGACGGAAACATGTACCGCGTATTCCCAAGACTTATGCTCTCTCCCACGTTTTGGATTTTGACAGTGCTTGTAATTACGATTTGTCTGATTCCAACTTACGCACTTGTTATGTACCAAAATAGCAGGCCTTCGAGAATACGTGGACAATTGGAAAGTAGAGAAGATAGtataagtgaaataatttactCACCTGCTGAACGTATTTCGATTGCTAGTCCAGTATTACCA AATCGACGTTCATCTACTGTTGTTCCTTGGAGAGGAAATTTCTCTTGTTATGACAATAAAGCGTTTTAA
- the LOC100115599 gene encoding probable phospholipid-transporting ATPase IF isoform X3, with protein sequence MKATITCQQPIAGLYTFEGRVQASIPREDSVEEEVRQGPLGIENIVLRGARLKDTDCVLGCAVYTGRDTKLSLNSKLSINKFSSVEKSINKYVLIFIAFLILEVCFTTVMKVIVESSARWDVYLGKLNSSIYANVHNDILSFTILFNYVVPISLYVTIELQKFMGSFFFSWDLRMYDESTKQPAIANTSDLNEDLGQVEYLFSDKTGTLTENLMIFRRCFIDGYAYLEKDCNGNLYLLPQNGTETDVQKIGMWTPEIWHFMLSISICHTVHIAPDSQKAKAQMKRVEFRESFRLKKIVRLNSSLMMHPDLPEYQAASADEKALVEAAARCGVVYQGDGNKDEIKIDAKGTELRFYRLDTLEFNSDRKRMSVIVRDTAGDIWLYCKGADTAVFPLVHQGKLESGKISVDDFSMRGLRTLVIGFKKFTEDEYQRHSREISSARQTIGIDRTRGIDSAYLNVENGLTLLGVTAVEDRLQEGVPETMEKLRIAGIKIWVLTGDKAETAENIAFFCGHFKKGTKVLRLMAMKSIPMCYGVLTSFERKLKLDPFVQYGLLVDGISAGIALKNCPSLLRNVGMACEAVVCCRMSPLQKSQIVHLVKRARGRPLTAAIGDGGNDVSMIKEAHVGLGITGKEGCQAAMSADFAFAKFMHLDRALLVHGHWYYLRVAVLTQYFFYKNLVFITPQLFFSIYNGFSGQALYDSIFLMCFNIFFSSVPILVYGIIEQNYPDEKLLKFPQLYQLHKKNYLLSPSQFLLWIFMAIWQTCTIYFISHYHYIYNPILFDGTPADHWCFSTCIFHLVTLVINLQLLVLSSYWTIPFALSIITTELFFFAFTFFYSFWNLQYDGNMYRVFPRLMLSPTFWILTVLVITICLIPTYALVMYQNSRPSRIRGQLESREDSISEIIYSPAERISIASPVLPNRRSSTVVPWRGNFSCYDNKAF encoded by the exons ATGAAGGCAACTATTACCTGCCAGCAACCGATCGCCGGACTTTACACATTCGAAGGTCGAGTACAAGCAAGTATTCCTCGGGAAGATAGCGTCGAAGAAGAAGTGCGACAAGGTCCACTTGGTATTGAAAATATCGTGCTCAGGGGTGCTAGACTTAAAGATACCGATTGTGTGCTCGGATGTGCTGTCTATACCGGTAGGGATACCAAGCTCTCGCTCAACTCGAAATTGAGTATCAACAAATTCTCAAGTGTTGAGAA ATCTATAAATAAGTATGTTTTGATATTCATAGCTTTTTTAATACTTGAAGTATGTTTTACTACCGTGATGAAGGTCATAGTTGAAAGTTCAGCTCGTTGGGATGTATACCTAGGAAAACTCAATAGCTCAATATATGCAAACGTTCACAATGATATACTTTCATTCACTATTCTTTTCAATTACGTTGTGCCGATTTCGCTTTACGTAACTATAG AACTTCAAAAGTTTATGGGATCGTTCTTCTTCAGTTGGGATTTAAGAATGTACGACGAATCAACTAAACAGCCAGCAATAGCCAATACGTCTGATTTAAACGAAGATCTCGGACAAgtggaatatttattttcagacAAGACTGGGACATTAACGGAGAATTTGATGATATTCAGACGATGTTTCATAGATGGTTACGCTTATCTAGAAAAAGACTGTAACGGAAATTTGTACCTTTTACCCCAGAACGGAACCGAGACAGATGTTCAAAAAATCGGAATGTGGACG CCTGAAATCTGGCACTTCATGTTGAGCATCTCAATCTGCCACACTGTACACATAGCTCCTGATAGTCAGAAGGCTAAGGCTCAAATGAAGAGAGTAGAGTTTCGAGAGAGCTTTCGTCTGAAAAAAATAGTCCGATTAAACAGTTCACTCATGATGCATCCAGACTTACCAGAATACCAGGCAGCATCTGCAGATGAAAAAGCTCTAGTTGAAGCAGCTGCTCGATGTGGCGTTGTCTACCAAGGCGATGGGAACAAAGACGAAATCAAGATCGACGCAAAAGGAACCGAGCTTAGGTTTTATAGGCTAGATACTTTAGAATTCAATTCtg ATAGAAAAAGAATGTCTGTGATAGTTAGAGATACCGCAGGAGATATTTGGCTGTACTGTAAAGGAGCTGACACAGCCGTATTTCCTCTAGTACATCAGGGAAAGCTAGAATCCGGCAAAATATCAGTTGATGATTTTTCTATG AGAGGATTGAGAACTCTTGTGATaggttttaaaaagtttacgGAAGATGAATATCAACGTCATAGTCGTGAAATAAGCTCAGCGAGGCAGACGATAGGCATTGACAGAACAAGAGGAATTGATAGTGCGTATTTGAATGTCGAAAATGGATTGACGCTGCTTGGAGTTACTGCGGTAGAAGATAGGTTGCAGGAGGGTGTACCAGAGACTATGGAAAAGCTACGAATAGCTGGAATAAAg ATTTGGGTGCTGACAGGAGATAAAGCAGAGACAGCTGAGAATATAGCCTTCTTCTGTGGGCACTTTAAAAAAGGCACGAAAGTTTTAAGGCTAATGGCTATGAAGTCAATCCCAATGTGCTACGGCGTTCTAACAAGCTTCGA GCGGAAGCTCAAATTAGATCCTTTTGTTCAATATGGATTGCTGGTAGATGGAATAAGTGCCGGTATTGCTTTGAAAAACTGCCCAAGTTTGCTTAGGAACGTTGGAATGGCCTGTGAGGCTGTTGTTTGCTGCCGAATGTCGCCTTTGCAAAAAAGCCAG ATAGTGCATTTGGTGAAGCGCGCACGTGGCAGACCCTTAACAGCGGCAATAGGCGACGGCGGTAACGACGTGTCCATGATTAAGGAGGCCCACGTAGGTCTGGGCATTACAGGCAAGGAGGGCTGTCAGGCCGCGATGAGCGCTGATTTCGCCTTTGCTAAGTTCATGCATCTCGACAGAGCCTTACTCGTTCATGGGCATTGGTACTATCTGAGGGTCGCAGTGCTAACGCAGTATTTCTTCTACAAGAACCTGGTCTTCATCACACCTCAGCTGTTTTTTAGTATTTACAATGGATTTTCTGGACAGGCTTTGTACGACAGCATATTCCTAATGTgcttcaacatttttttttcctcggtACCGATCTTAGTTTACGGAATCATCGAGCAGAACTACCCTGACGAAAAGCTGCTTAAATTTCCGCAATTGTATCAATTGCATAAgaagaattatttattgtcaCCCTCCCAATTTTTATTGTGGATTTTTATgg cAATTTGGCAAACCTGTACAATATACTTCATTTCACACTATCATTATATTTACAATCCTATTCTCTTTGACGGAACACCAGCGGATCATTGGTGCTTCAGTACCTGCATATTTCACCTAGTTACCTTAGTTATTAACCTACAG tTGCTTGTTTTAAGTTCCTACTGGACGATTCCATTTGCGCTCAGCATAATAACCACAGAACTATTCTTTTTTgcgtttacatttttctacaGTTTCTGGAACTT acAATACGACGGAAACATGTACCGCGTATTCCCAAGACTTATGCTCTCTCCCACGTTTTGGATTTTGACAGTGCTTGTAATTACGATTTGTCTGATTCCAACTTACGCACTTGTTATGTACCAAAATAGCAGGCCTTCGAGAATACGTGGACAATTGGAAAGTAGAGAAGATAGtataagtgaaataatttactCACCTGCTGAACGTATTTCGATTGCTAGTCCAGTATTACCA AATCGACGTTCATCTACTGTTGTTCCTTGGAGAGGAAATTTCTCTTGTTATGACAATAAAGCGTTTTAA